The following is a genomic window from candidate division KSB1 bacterium.
CGCGGTCCTTTCAGCCGGGACGCGGGGACGTTTGGGTCTCCACAAAGCTGATCCGTGAATACCGGCTGGTGGATGGCGCAGAAGTCAGTGGAACAACCCGCCGCACAGAAAAAGGAGAGCAGCTCGACGCGGTCGAGTCGGTCTGCGGATTGGCTCCCGAGCAGTTTCAGGCCCGCACCCGATTTGACCGGCTGGTGGCCATCGATCCTAATGAGCGAATTCGGCTCGGGGATGGCGGCAACGTATCCATGCGCATTATTGATCTCATTTCGCCTATCGGCAAAGGTACCCGCGGCATGATTGTAGCGCCGCCGAAAACCGGCAAAACCCGAATTCTGGAAGAGATCGCCAATGCCATTCATGCCAGCGAGCCGGGCACGCGCATTGTGGTTTTGCTGGTTGACGAACGCCCGGAGGAAGTCACCCATTTTCGCCGCAATGTAAAAGCTGAAGTGCTGGCCAGCTCCAACGATCAGAGTCTGCAATCACACGTCAACCTGGCCGAGCTGACCCTGGCCCACATCCGCTGTGAGCTGGAGTGCGGCCGTGAAATTATTGTACTGATGGATAGCATTACCCGGCTGGCGCGTGCATTTAATCTGCATGGGTCAGGTGCCAGGCGCACCATGTCCGGCGGCCTGGATGCAAGAGCGCTTGAGATTCCGCGAAAATTTTTTGGGATTGCACGCAATGTTGAGAATGGCGGCTCGGTAACCGTCATTGCCACCGCCCTCATCGAGACCGGCTCACGCATGGATGATTTAATTTTTGAAGAGTTTAAAGGCACGGGCAATAGCGAGATTGTTCTGGATCGTGCCTTGGCAGAAGCGAGAATCTTTCCCGCTATTAACTTACTGGCGAGCGGCACGCGTAAAGAAGAGCTGCTTTACCCTGAAGACGAAATGAAATGGCTGGCAGCTTTGCGGAGACGGCTGGCGAACACTGAACCCAAACAGGCCATGCTTGGTATGCTGAAGTTAATAGAATCAGCCTCTGACAACGATGAACTGTTGCACCAGAAAAAACCGGAGTGGTAAAAAAAGTAAGATTCAACTTCACTTTTTTTCCATTTCATTTTTTACTTTCCAGCTGCGTTTTTTTATGTACCCCAAGTTTAACGAGGCTGCACATAATAAAGAGAATCCCAAAGACCGCCACAATCGACGACCCGGCGGGAAAGTCAAACGTGTAGGAAAAATAGAGTCCGAAAAGGCTGACCAGGACGGAAAACGCCGGGGCAAGGATGGCCACAACCTTATCACTCTGAGTCACCAAAATGGCAGCAACCGGGGGAATCACCAGGTAAGAAAAGACCGGAATGACACCGCCGGCCCGAACCGCAAAAACTATCGCCAGGCCGATGGAAAGGTAGAAAAAGAAGTTCCAGAAGCGGAACTGAAAATCGGTTTGCGGGCGTCCTTTTCGGAAGGCTTCGGTCACTCTAAATATGCGTTTTGAAAAAATCAGGTGCAAGAGCCCGAGAATCACGAAGACTCCCCCCATGGTCATCAACTCGGCCGTAGGAATGGCCAGAATATTGCCAAATAAGACTTCCGAAATAGCCGATTCGCCGTGAGCCGTTTTCGAGATCAGCAGCACGGTCACGGCTGAGGCCAGGGCGTAGATAATCCCGATGATGGCTTCCTGCTTCAAACGTTTGTCGTGGATGCGAATCAATGAAAGCAGAAACGCCCCGGCCAGTGTAAAAGTAATCGAAATCGGCAGCAGGGCGCCGCCAATAAAGCTCGCAAAAGCCACGCCGAGAGAAGAAATTTGGCCCAGGGCCAGATCAACAAAAACGATACCTCTCCTGACCACATGGATACCCAAATACGCGAGTAGCAATCCCATTATGGTGCAAGCTAATAACGCCTGCACCATAAAAGGCAATTGAAACATTTCTAACATAGCGGTCTCCTAATTGCTCAAAGGTTTCGGTTCCACGCCGACTTTTTTGAAAGCTTCGATAAGTTTGTTGATGTTGGTGTCAAACAGTTTGAAGTAATCATCCACGCCCGGCTGACCGCCAACTTCGGGAGCCAATTCAACCAGAACAGCGCCGGTGTTTTTCGCCACCAACTCGGCGGATTTGGGCGGATAGTACGGTTCGATGATGATAATCCTGATATTCTTATTTTTCATTTCATTGATGACTTTTGCCATATATTTGGGCGATGGAGAAATGCCCGGTTTGGGTTCAATAAAACCGGCGATCTTAAACCCGAAATGCTGCTCAAAATAAGGCCAGCTATTGTGATAGGCATAAATCTCGGTGCCTCGATAAGGCGCCATCAATGCCTGCCAGCGTTGGTCGGCATCGTTTATTTTCTGTTCAAACGCCTCCAGGTTTTGCTTAAAATAGGTTTCATTTTCCGGTGCAATTTTGATGAGTCCT
Proteins encoded in this region:
- the rho gene encoding transcription termination factor Rho, whose protein sequence is MSETATGVLQRLKQGSGFLRDPARSFQPGRGDVWVSTKLIREYRLVDGAEVSGTTRRTEKGEQLDAVESVCGLAPEQFQARTRFDRLVAIDPNERIRLGDGGNVSMRIIDLISPIGKGTRGMIVAPPKTGKTRILEEIANAIHASEPGTRIVVLLVDERPEEVTHFRRNVKAEVLASSNDQSLQSHVNLAELTLAHIRCELECGREIIVLMDSITRLARAFNLHGSGARRTMSGGLDARALEIPRKFFGIARNVENGGSVTVIATALIETGSRMDDLIFEEFKGTGNSEIVLDRALAEARIFPAINLLASGTRKEELLYPEDEMKWLAALRRRLANTEPKQAMLGMLKLIESASDNDELLHQKKPEW
- a CDS encoding metal ABC transporter permease, which produces MLEMFQLPFMVQALLACTIMGLLLAYLGIHVVRRGIVFVDLALGQISSLGVAFASFIGGALLPISITFTLAGAFLLSLIRIHDKRLKQEAIIGIIYALASAVTVLLISKTAHGESAISEVLFGNILAIPTAELMTMGGVFVILGLLHLIFSKRIFRVTEAFRKGRPQTDFQFRFWNFFFYLSIGLAIVFAVRAGGVIPVFSYLVIPPVAAILVTQSDKVVAILAPAFSVLVSLFGLYFSYTFDFPAGSSIVAVFGILFIMCSLVKLGVHKKTQLESKK